From the Limosilactobacillus panis genome, one window contains:
- the pta gene encoding phosphate acetyltransferase, with product MELFDEIAAKVKGQNKTIVFPEGEDKRVLGAAVRLQNDGLIKPILLGKRADIEKTAKDNDWDISALSILDPAEYPEEDKKAMFDALLERRKGKNTPEQVTEMLKDVSYFGTMLVYMGKADGMVSGAVHSTGSTVRPALQIVKTKPGAHRISGAFLMIKGDQRYIFADCAINIELDAPTMAEVAVQSADTAKLFGIDPKVALLSFSTKGSAKGDMVTKVAEATKQVHDMAPDLPADGELQFDAAFVPEVGELKAPDSKVAGHANVFVFPSLEAGNIGYKIAQRFGGFTAVGPILQGLNAPIADLSRGCNEDDVYDVALITAARA from the coding sequence ATGGAATTATTTGATGAAATTGCTGCCAAGGTTAAGGGACAAAACAAGACGATTGTATTCCCAGAAGGTGAAGACAAGCGGGTCCTCGGTGCTGCTGTTCGTCTGCAAAACGACGGCTTGATCAAGCCAATCCTGCTTGGCAAGCGGGCAGACATTGAAAAGACCGCCAAGGACAACGATTGGGACATTTCTGCTTTAAGCATTCTGGACCCTGCTGAATACCCCGAAGAAGACAAGAAGGCAATGTTTGACGCCTTGCTTGAACGGCGGAAGGGCAAGAACACTCCTGAACAAGTTACGGAAATGCTCAAGGACGTTTCGTACTTCGGAACCATGCTCGTTTACATGGGTAAGGCTGACGGGATGGTATCTGGTGCCGTTCACTCTACCGGTTCGACCGTTCGTCCGGCTTTACAAATTGTTAAGACCAAGCCCGGTGCCCACCGAATTAGTGGTGCCTTTTTGATGATCAAGGGCGACCAGCGTTACATCTTTGCTGACTGCGCCATCAACATTGAACTGGATGCCCCAACGATGGCTGAAGTTGCTGTTCAAAGTGCTGATACTGCTAAACTTTTTGGCATTGACCCTAAGGTTGCCTTGTTGAGCTTCTCCACGAAGGGCTCTGCCAAGGGTGACATGGTCACTAAGGTTGCCGAGGCAACGAAGCAGGTTCACGACATGGCACCAGACCTGCCAGCTGATGGTGAACTCCAATTTGACGCCGCCTTTGTTCCTGAAGTTGGTGAACTAAAGGCCCCAGACTCTAAGGTTGCTGGTCACGCTAACGTCTTTGTGTTCCCAAGTCTGGAAGCCGGTAATATTGGCTACAAGATTGCTCAACGCTTTGGTGGCTTCACGGCGGTGGGCCCAATTCTGCAAGGCTTGAACGCCCCAATTGCGGACCTTTCACGGGGATGCAATGAAGATGACGTTTACGACGTCGCTTTGATTACTGCAGCCCGGGCATAA
- a CDS encoding 3'-5' exonuclease has translation MNFVALDFETASGKRYSACSLALSIVRNDQIVDEFYSLINPHTDFFWRNIQVHGIHERDVADAPSFPAVWDHIKEFFTPDKLVIAHNNRFDNSVLKNTLEHYGIQPPAYQALDTLTTSRRLLPGLSNYKLNTVCDALSIDLHHHHNALDDAQACANILLYQGRHFSPQQLKPFIKVIG, from the coding sequence ATGAACTTTGTTGCCTTGGATTTTGAAACCGCAAGCGGTAAGCGCTATAGTGCCTGTTCACTGGCCCTTTCAATCGTCCGTAACGACCAAATCGTTGACGAGTTTTATTCCTTAATTAACCCCCACACGGACTTCTTCTGGCGCAATATCCAGGTTCACGGGATTCATGAGCGTGACGTCGCTGATGCCCCTTCATTTCCCGCTGTCTGGGACCACATCAAAGAGTTTTTTACCCCCGACAAACTGGTCATCGCCCACAATAACCGCTTTGACAACAGTGTGTTAAAGAACACTTTGGAGCACTATGGCATCCAGCCACCAGCTTACCAGGCCCTTGATACACTGACTACGAGTCGACGCCTACTCCCAGGTTTAAGTAACTATAAACTCAACACGGTCTGCGACGCCCTCAGTATTGATCTTCACCATCACCACAACGCTTTAGACGATGCCCAGGCCTGTGCTAATATCCTCCTTTATCAGGGCCGCCATTTTAGTCCCCAACAACTTAAACCCTTCATTAAAGTTATCGGTTAG
- a CDS encoding LURP-one-related/scramblase family protein — translation MRKLYLRDHSTDLHGTTVVRDDQGRSCYLLVGKWGMHHDVLSLYAITGELLAEVKQLSLGLLPKFGLYEHRHRVGTVGKSFGFVRQVVYIRGLNWIIVGSPLSNRYRVFGAGKLVFALKPVQFSGTYCHELRITRREDEPLAILVASVLDHWARGGQFDTNKVQFKNRSLSDSFGMEYRLK, via the coding sequence GTGCGCAAATTGTATCTTCGTGACCATTCAACCGACTTACACGGAACAACAGTTGTCCGTGATGATCAAGGAAGATCATGTTACCTGCTGGTGGGTAAGTGGGGAATGCACCACGACGTTTTGTCGTTATATGCCATTACTGGTGAATTACTGGCGGAGGTCAAGCAGCTCTCCCTCGGTTTGTTGCCAAAGTTCGGTCTATATGAGCACCGCCACCGGGTGGGGACCGTTGGTAAGTCCTTTGGTTTTGTCCGCCAGGTTGTCTATATCCGAGGACTTAACTGGATCATCGTCGGGTCACCTTTAAGTAACCGTTACCGGGTCTTTGGTGCCGGTAAACTGGTTTTTGCCCTTAAGCCGGTTCAGTTTTCCGGTACATACTGCCATGAGCTCCGAATAACGAGGCGGGAAGATGAGCCCCTGGCCATCCTGGTTGCCAGTGTTCTCGACCACTGGGCCCGCGGTGGACAGTTTGATACCAATAAAGTCCAATTTAAGAACCGGTCCCTCTCCGATAGTTTTGGGATGGAGTACCGACTTAAATAA
- the rnr gene encoding ribonuclease R, whose translation MTINNKTKLKDNILDFLTKNAGISYSAERIAHALDMDNAEQFTPIVQTLAQLERDKKVRVTDKGEFEAVIKQEPITGTFHGNDKGFGFVEYDPDLPDMFINPDHTLHALNGDQVEVKALKAGDPAAGQGPEAMVTKILEHNYERVVGEFKQETVGNYIGEILLKDKKLSQFRFFVTDKGLKPMDGEVVTATVETYPDDESPQVLTGAVTEVIGNKDEPGIDILSVIYAHDVPHEFPKEAMEQANKIPLHVLPEEKKGRKDITNQPLVTIDAIESKDLDDAVVAWKLDNGNYHLGVHIADVSHYVQPGTPLDKEAFKRGTSVYLTDRVVPMLPKRLSNGICSLNPGEERLSMSCEMEINDQGKIVKHRIFPSVMKSHARMTYKAVNRILEAHDQKTINRYKDLVPMFETMAELHKILLKNRKRRGAIDFEAPEAKIIVDDKGHPIDIQLRERGLAERMIESFMLAANETVAHHYFDEHVPFLYRIHETPDKDRIKSFVDFLSVFGINVHGDVNNVKPKMLQNVLKDVAGKPEEQMVQVTMLRSMQQAKYSDEELGHFGLGAKYYTHFTSPIRRYPDDTVHRLIKWYAQHGKGEKAKAAWRDKLPEIAEHTSVTERRGIDTERDVDSMKKAEYMEDHVGETFDAVVSSVMKFGLFVQLENTVEGLIHISVMNDDYYEYSEKHMALIGRKTHRIFQIGQPVKVKLLRVDKDLREIDFELVNPQDAPKTKIRVPHEHDNRRRGNRNRRRGNHGHVKRHDHNQHNGHVNNRQINRGQTRHHNNSRDHHSQGRRH comes from the coding sequence ATGACAATCAACAATAAGACGAAATTAAAAGACAATATTCTCGATTTCCTGACGAAGAACGCCGGAATCAGTTACTCCGCTGAGCGGATTGCGCACGCGCTCGATATGGATAATGCCGAGCAATTCACGCCAATCGTCCAGACCCTTGCCCAGCTTGAACGGGATAAGAAGGTCCGGGTAACCGATAAGGGCGAGTTTGAGGCGGTTATTAAACAAGAACCGATTACGGGGACGTTCCATGGAAACGACAAGGGCTTCGGCTTCGTAGAATACGACCCCGACTTGCCTGACATGTTTATTAATCCCGACCACACCTTGCATGCCCTTAATGGCGACCAGGTGGAAGTCAAGGCCTTGAAGGCCGGTGACCCCGCAGCGGGCCAGGGCCCAGAAGCAATGGTTACCAAGATCCTGGAACACAACTACGAACGGGTCGTGGGTGAATTCAAGCAGGAAACCGTTGGTAACTACATCGGTGAGATCCTCTTGAAGGATAAGAAACTAAGTCAGTTCCGCTTCTTTGTCACTGACAAGGGTCTCAAGCCCATGGACGGCGAGGTCGTGACCGCGACCGTTGAGACCTATCCCGACGACGAGTCACCCCAGGTCCTCACCGGGGCCGTTACAGAGGTAATCGGGAACAAGGATGAACCGGGAATTGATATTCTCTCGGTTATCTATGCTCATGATGTTCCCCATGAATTTCCTAAGGAAGCAATGGAGCAGGCAAATAAAATTCCGTTGCACGTTCTTCCCGAAGAAAAGAAGGGGCGCAAGGACATTACCAACCAGCCCCTGGTAACCATTGATGCCATTGAGTCCAAGGATTTGGACGATGCTGTCGTTGCTTGGAAGCTTGATAACGGTAACTACCACCTTGGGGTTCATATTGCGGACGTCAGCCACTATGTTCAACCGGGGACCCCGCTCGACAAGGAAGCCTTCAAGCGGGGGACATCGGTTTACCTGACGGACCGGGTCGTCCCGATGCTGCCGAAGCGCCTGTCCAATGGTATTTGTTCCTTAAACCCGGGTGAAGAGCGGCTCTCAATGAGTTGTGAAATGGAAATCAACGACCAAGGGAAGATTGTTAAGCACCGCATTTTCCCCAGTGTCATGAAATCTCATGCCCGGATGACCTACAAGGCCGTTAACCGGATCCTGGAAGCCCATGACCAAAAGACAATTAACCGCTACAAGGACCTCGTGCCAATGTTTGAAACCATGGCAGAACTTCACAAGATTCTTTTGAAGAATCGGAAACGGCGGGGGGCAATTGACTTTGAAGCGCCGGAAGCAAAGATTATTGTTGATGATAAGGGGCACCCAATTGACATCCAGCTCCGTGAACGGGGACTGGCTGAACGGATGATTGAATCATTCATGTTGGCGGCCAATGAAACGGTTGCCCACCACTACTTTGATGAGCACGTTCCCTTCCTTTACCGAATCCACGAGACCCCGGATAAGGACCGGATTAAGTCGTTTGTTGACTTCTTGAGTGTCTTTGGGATCAACGTCCATGGTGACGTGAACAATGTTAAGCCCAAGATGCTGCAAAACGTCCTGAAAGACGTTGCCGGAAAGCCGGAAGAGCAGATGGTTCAGGTAACGATGCTGCGGAGTATGCAACAGGCCAAGTACTCTGACGAGGAACTGGGGCACTTTGGCCTGGGCGCTAAGTATTACACCCACTTTACGTCGCCAATTCGGCGGTACCCGGATGACACGGTTCACCGGCTGATAAAGTGGTATGCCCAACACGGTAAGGGTGAAAAGGCCAAGGCCGCTTGGCGTGATAAACTACCGGAGATTGCGGAACATACATCCGTCACCGAACGGCGAGGGATTGACACCGAGCGGGACGTTGACAGCATGAAGAAGGCTGAATACATGGAAGACCATGTTGGAGAAACTTTCGATGCCGTGGTCAGTTCCGTCATGAAGTTCGGCCTCTTTGTCCAACTAGAAAACACCGTTGAAGGACTTATCCATATCAGCGTGATGAATGATGACTATTACGAGTACTCCGAAAAGCACATGGCCTTGATTGGGCGCAAGACCCACCGGATCTTCCAAATCGGACAACCGGTAAAGGTTAAGTTACTGCGGGTCGACAAGGACCTCCGGGAAATCGACTTTGAGCTGGTTAACCCGCAGGACGCGCCGAAGACCAAGATCCGGGTCCCTCACGAACATGATAACCGTCGTCGCGGAAATCGGAATCGGCGGCGGGGTAACCATGGTCACGTCAAGCGCCATGATCATAACCAGCACAATGGGCACGTTAATAACCGGCAGATTAACCGGGGGCAAACGCGTCACCACAATAATTCACGCGACCACCATTCACAAGGGCGGCGCCATTAA
- a CDS encoding PAS domain-containing protein, translating to MQSITLNGGQLSLDELNAIFTTIPVEFDFIDEDDIIRWSSANRHRLFKRTDKDLGKHVLDVHPGHSQKRVKQVLAEMHGGKRDSIKILINYHQQPVSIAFYALHDNNGQYLGCVEVTQPVGDFQQRGSFWRNIKQMFNKK from the coding sequence ATGCAAAGTATTACCCTTAATGGTGGCCAGCTTTCTTTAGACGAGCTAAACGCCATTTTTACCACCATTCCCGTTGAATTTGACTTCATTGACGAAGACGACATCATCCGCTGGTCATCAGCGAACCGCCACCGGCTATTCAAACGGACTGACAAGGACCTCGGTAAACACGTTTTGGATGTCCACCCCGGACACAGCCAAAAACGGGTCAAGCAAGTGCTGGCCGAGATGCACGGTGGCAAGCGCGATTCAATCAAAATCCTGATCAACTACCACCAGCAACCAGTCAGCATTGCCTTCTATGCCCTCCATGATAACAATGGTCAGTACCTCGGCTGCGTTGAGGTCACCCAACCGGTCGGTGACTTCCAACAGCGGGGATCATTCTGGCGAAATATTAAACAGATGTTTAATAAGAAGTAA
- a CDS encoding carboxylesterase: MKTYTGETFFFPHSGKKGVILLHAYTGNSNDVRMLGRQLNWAGYTVCAPLFTGHGGDPREILKKGSPADWQDDTRMAIFHLRDTGVDQIAIFGLSLGGLLATWALEEDPSLLGGGVFASPITTWGDSNVPQYFPTLAEKYYRRVHTEPELISERLAWLNERLPAQLNDIKKLARQLAVNLNRIHRPFFIAQGGKDEMIDPNSGAQLRDRLLAQGTPVDFHYYPDATHLLTVNSAHRQLFSDVENYLNNLFEVTNDNQQ, from the coding sequence ATGAAGACCTATACTGGTGAAACCTTCTTCTTTCCGCACAGCGGGAAGAAGGGAGTGATCCTGCTGCATGCCTACACGGGTAATAGCAACGACGTCCGGATGCTTGGTCGGCAGCTTAACTGGGCTGGCTACACGGTCTGTGCACCACTTTTTACGGGACACGGGGGCGATCCCCGCGAGATCCTCAAAAAGGGGAGCCCGGCTGACTGGCAGGATGATACCCGGATGGCTATTTTCCACCTGCGGGACACGGGGGTGGACCAGATTGCCATCTTTGGCCTTTCACTAGGGGGCCTGCTGGCAACGTGGGCCTTAGAAGAGGACCCGTCCTTACTTGGTGGGGGTGTTTTTGCCTCACCAATAACAACCTGGGGAGATTCAAATGTTCCCCAATATTTTCCGACACTCGCCGAAAAGTACTACCGGCGGGTACATACAGAGCCGGAATTGATTAGTGAACGGTTAGCATGGCTTAATGAGCGGTTACCCGCCCAGCTCAATGATATTAAAAAGCTTGCCCGTCAACTGGCCGTCAACCTTAACCGGATTCACCGGCCGTTTTTTATTGCCCAGGGCGGTAAGGACGAAATGATTGACCCCAATTCAGGGGCCCAGCTCCGTGACCGTTTACTTGCCCAGGGGACACCAGTTGACTTTCACTACTATCCGGATGCCACCCACTTACTAACCGTAAATTCAGCACACCGTCAGCTCTTTAGCGACGTTGAAAACTATTTGAATAATTTATTTGAGGTAACAAATGACAATCAACAATAA
- the smpB gene encoding SsrA-binding protein SmpB, whose amino-acid sequence MAKRSQQKNNDNLIAQNKKARHDYFVTDTVEAGLVLTGTEIKSVRAHRVNLKDGFAQIKNGEAWLMNVHISEYDNGNIFNQDPLRNRKLLLHKKEIHRLVGALQDKGVTLIPLKMYIKHGYAKVLMGVAKGKHQYDKREAIKRREQNREIERVMKHY is encoded by the coding sequence ATGGCAAAAAGATCCCAACAAAAGAATAATGACAACTTGATTGCCCAAAATAAAAAGGCCCGTCACGACTATTTTGTGACGGACACGGTTGAGGCTGGCCTGGTGCTGACTGGGACGGAGATTAAATCTGTTCGCGCCCACCGGGTTAACCTCAAGGATGGTTTTGCCCAGATAAAAAACGGCGAGGCCTGGCTGATGAATGTTCACATTAGCGAGTACGATAATGGAAACATCTTTAACCAGGATCCGCTTCGTAACCGTAAGCTCCTCCTTCATAAGAAGGAGATTCACCGTCTGGTGGGCGCTCTGCAGGATAAGGGAGTTACCTTAATTCCTCTTAAGATGTACATCAAACATGGCTATGCCAAGGTTTTGATGGGTGTTGCCAAGGGGAAACACCAGTATGATAAGCGGGAAGCAATTAAGCGCCGTGAGCAAAATCGTGAAATTGAACGGGTAATGAAGCACTACTAA
- a CDS encoding uracil-DNA glycosylase: MRQLIHNDWWPVLKPQFESSYYSQLHDFLKEEYTHRTIYPEMHHIFEAFEWTPFSKVKVVILGQDPYHGPHQAHGCSFSVLPGVAVPPSLQNIYKELQSDVGFKPVNHGYLKHWADQGVLLLNSVLTVRAGQAFSHRGHGWEKLTDAAIHALSERPKPVVFILWGRAARDKKKLINTNTNIILESAHPSPLSANRGFFGSRPFSKTNEALRAMGEQPIDWQLPENPVVDEGATDQLPKNA, from the coding sequence ATGAGACAATTAATCCACAATGACTGGTGGCCAGTCCTTAAGCCCCAGTTTGAAAGTTCATACTATTCACAGCTTCATGACTTCTTAAAAGAGGAGTACACCCACCGGACAATTTATCCGGAGATGCATCATATCTTTGAGGCGTTTGAGTGGACCCCCTTTAGTAAGGTGAAGGTGGTTATTTTGGGGCAGGACCCTTACCATGGCCCCCACCAGGCACACGGATGCAGTTTCTCAGTATTACCAGGAGTGGCGGTTCCACCATCTTTGCAAAATATCTATAAGGAATTGCAGAGTGACGTGGGTTTTAAGCCCGTGAACCATGGCTACCTAAAACACTGGGCCGACCAAGGCGTTCTCCTGCTTAACTCGGTTTTGACCGTCCGGGCGGGACAGGCCTTTTCTCACCGGGGACATGGCTGGGAAAAGCTGACAGATGCGGCCATCCACGCATTGTCAGAGCGTCCCAAACCGGTGGTGTTTATCCTGTGGGGACGGGCAGCCCGGGACAAGAAGAAGCTGATCAACACGAATACCAATATTATTCTCGAATCAGCCCACCCGAGCCCGCTGTCTGCTAACCGTGGTTTCTTTGGCTCACGGCCGTTTTCAAAGACCAACGAAGCACTTCGCGCAATGGGAGAACAGCCAATTGATTGGCAACTGCCGGAAAATCCGGTGGTGGATGAAGGGGCAACTGATCAGTTGCCGAAAAATGCTTAA
- a CDS encoding GNAT family N-acetyltransferase: MSAVTIKLAGPKDAAKVLAFLRQTATESNAVQVPHLLDVSLEQEADNIKMINQFDDCVVMLAMLDDEPVGIVTVMMLAEQPETGELGVVVEKKYWRNGIGQLLVDEAEYWFTHYSSLTRLVLAVFADNTPAIALYRKMHFKKTGTTIEDGRLALLMEYQPE, translated from the coding sequence ATGAGCGCGGTCACAATTAAGCTGGCAGGCCCCAAAGACGCCGCCAAAGTTCTTGCCTTCTTACGACAGACGGCCACGGAAAGTAATGCTGTCCAGGTTCCCCACCTGTTAGACGTAAGCCTGGAACAAGAGGCCGATAATATCAAGATGATCAACCAGTTCGATGACTGTGTGGTGATGCTTGCGATGCTGGATGATGAACCAGTGGGTATCGTTACCGTTATGATGCTCGCGGAGCAGCCAGAAACGGGTGAACTGGGCGTGGTCGTTGAAAAGAAGTACTGGCGAAATGGTATTGGTCAGTTGCTTGTTGACGAAGCCGAGTATTGGTTCACGCATTATAGCAGTTTAACGAGGCTGGTCCTAGCAGTTTTTGCAGATAACACACCGGCAATTGCCCTTTACCGGAAGATGCACTTTAAGAAAACGGGGACGACGATAGAAGATGGTCGTCTAGCCCTTTTGATGGAATACCAGCCGGAATAA
- the secG gene encoding preprotein translocase subunit SecG, which yields MYNTLMTIFLIVCVIMIACVMMQPAKNDNDAMSALTGGAGDLFSRRKARGFEAVMQIVTTICGALFFILALALVYVSSH from the coding sequence TTGTATAATACTTTAATGACAATCTTTTTAATTGTATGTGTAATCATGATTGCATGTGTAATGATGCAACCAGCTAAAAACGATAACGATGCGATGTCTGCCTTGACTGGTGGTGCCGGTGATCTTTTCTCCCGGCGCAAGGCCCGGGGATTTGAAGCCGTCATGCAAATTGTGACCACAATCTGTGGGGCACTTTTCTTCATCTTGGCGCTTGCCTTAGTTTACGTATCGTCACATTAG
- the tsaE gene encoding tRNA (adenosine(37)-N6)-threonylcarbamoyltransferase complex ATPase subunit type 1 TsaE — translation MGSREATITLGEKIGQKLQAGDVLVLDGDLGAGKTTFTKGLAKGLDIPDIIKSPTFTIIHEYHDGRLPLYHMDAYRLENGGAADLGLEEYFDSDGVSVVEWAEFVEDELPADFLAIHFRRTDDENKRVLEFEPHGDHFAQIVKNVVA, via the coding sequence ATGGGTAGTCGGGAGGCAACCATTACCCTGGGCGAAAAGATTGGTCAAAAGCTCCAGGCCGGCGATGTCCTTGTTCTTGACGGTGACCTCGGCGCGGGGAAAACAACCTTTACCAAGGGACTAGCGAAAGGATTAGACATTCCAGACATTATCAAGAGCCCGACCTTTACGATTATTCATGAATACCACGACGGGCGATTGCCACTATATCATATGGATGCTTACCGCCTGGAGAACGGTGGTGCAGCGGACCTGGGCCTTGAGGAATACTTCGATAGCGACGGGGTAAGCGTGGTTGAATGGGCCGAGTTTGTGGAAGACGAATTACCGGCGGACTTTTTAGCCATCCACTTCCGGCGGACCGATGATGAGAATAAGCGGGTTCTGGAATTTGAACCCCATGGTGACCACTTTGCGCAAATCGTTAAGAACGTGGTGGCTTAA
- a CDS encoding LCP family protein, whose protein sequence is MKREAVNHHYIRWGLIITVVLGLLCLIGYEYHHWRSAANEIHTRSSATSTALINKHQPFSVLVMGTDVEALGRGTSYAGNTDTMEVITVNPRKKRITMVAIPRDTLVKVQTKAGTRYVKINAAYAIGGPHLAKQQVSELIGVPINFYALTNMGTLKTVVNAVGGVNVNNPFAFTYEGHHFKKGWQHLNGKDALKYSRMRYDDPNNDYGRQKRGQQVLQSVISSFKQRGSLKAANEIITAAKDGVRTDLPLNHLSSLYINYHSAMGHTSKDHLQGKDAQIDGNDFQIATASEINHVSKELCQSLDLPFHRVVNNETRMNKDQKSWNGYNQLNYHLPDGAHYNVLIQK, encoded by the coding sequence ATGAAAAGAGAAGCGGTAAATCATCATTATATTAGGTGGGGACTGATAATAACCGTCGTCCTCGGGTTACTCTGCCTAATCGGCTACGAATACCACCATTGGCGGTCCGCCGCCAACGAAATTCACACAAGGAGTAGTGCCACCAGTACCGCCCTGATCAACAAGCACCAGCCTTTTAGTGTCCTAGTAATGGGAACTGACGTAGAAGCCCTTGGTCGTGGCACTTCCTATGCCGGCAACACCGACACAATGGAAGTGATCACGGTTAATCCCCGGAAAAAGCGGATTACCATGGTAGCCATCCCCCGGGACACCCTGGTCAAAGTCCAGACCAAAGCGGGAACCCGCTATGTTAAGATCAACGCTGCCTACGCAATCGGTGGACCCCACCTCGCTAAGCAACAGGTCAGTGAACTAATCGGTGTTCCGATTAATTTTTACGCCCTTACTAACATGGGGACTCTAAAAACGGTCGTCAATGCCGTGGGCGGGGTTAACGTCAATAATCCTTTCGCCTTCACCTATGAAGGACACCACTTTAAGAAGGGGTGGCAACATCTAAACGGTAAGGACGCCCTGAAGTATTCACGGATGCGCTACGACGATCCAAATAACGATTATGGGCGACAAAAGCGGGGCCAACAAGTTCTCCAATCAGTCATCAGCTCTTTCAAGCAGCGGGGCTCTTTAAAGGCCGCCAATGAAATTATCACGGCCGCAAAAGACGGAGTCAGAACTGACCTCCCCCTTAACCACCTTTCTAGTCTCTACATCAATTACCACTCCGCAATGGGTCACACCAGTAAAGACCACCTCCAAGGTAAAGATGCCCAAATCGACGGGAACGATTTCCAAATTGCCACGGCCAGCGAAATTAACCACGTCTCTAAGGAGCTTTGCCAATCATTGGACCTTCCATTCCACCGGGTTGTTAACAATGAGACCCGGATGAACAAGGACCAAAAAAGCTGGAATGGCTACAACCAGCTTAACTACCACCTCCCGGATGGGGCCCACTACAATGTCCTGATTCAAAAATAA
- a CDS encoding LysR family transcriptional regulator, whose translation MQAFLVVAQERQITAAAKRLYMAQPPLSYQMKQLEKELGVKLFLRNAHGITLTSAGRTFQGYAQQMVKLGQAAGEALSKEKSGRIGTIHLGLISSTGELVPNTGMQHLTADYPRVNFAITEGNTMALIDELNSGLLDLAIVRTPFNTRGLEQRPLYQDRMVALGDHDRYQFPTGQMGITDFDQQPLIIYRRFEAIFNDTFARQGVMPHYCVKCDDARTAIMWANQGMGIAVVPQLIAQTYTKVPLTVVDYPAWKSQIEIVWQSGAQLSPLAKRFINLLMENKRSH comes from the coding sequence CTGCAGGCTTTCTTAGTAGTAGCGCAGGAACGACAAATCACGGCGGCCGCGAAACGGCTGTACATGGCCCAGCCGCCGCTATCGTACCAGATGAAACAGTTGGAAAAGGAGCTGGGCGTGAAGCTCTTTTTGCGCAACGCTCATGGCATCACTTTAACGTCCGCCGGTCGGACCTTCCAAGGCTATGCCCAACAAATGGTGAAACTTGGTCAGGCAGCAGGGGAGGCCCTTAGTAAGGAGAAATCCGGTCGAATTGGGACGATTCACCTAGGACTGATTTCGTCGACGGGGGAACTCGTTCCCAATACGGGAATGCAGCATTTAACGGCGGACTACCCCCGGGTTAACTTTGCCATTACGGAAGGCAACACGATGGCACTAATTGACGAGTTGAATAGTGGCCTGCTTGATTTGGCGATTGTCCGGACCCCGTTTAACACCCGGGGACTTGAACAACGTCCCCTGTATCAGGACCGGATGGTAGCACTGGGGGACCACGACCGGTACCAATTTCCCACTGGGCAAATGGGGATCACCGACTTTGACCAGCAACCGCTGATTATCTACCGCCGTTTTGAGGCTATCTTTAACGATACCTTTGCCCGTCAGGGGGTAATGCCGCACTACTGTGTGAAGTGTGATGACGCGCGGACAGCCATCATGTGGGCTAACCAGGGGATGGGGATTGCAGTTGTTCCTCAGCTGATTGCGCAGACCTATACTAAAGTGCCGTTGACGGTTGTCGATTACCCGGCGTGGAAGTCACAAATTGAAATAGTGTGGCAAAGTGGCGCTCAGCTGAGTCCTTTGGCCAAGCGTTTTATCAATCTCTTAATGGAAAATAAAAGATCTCACTAG